A window from Gemmatimonadaceae bacterium encodes these proteins:
- a CDS encoding ADOP family duplicated permease, translated as MSVREMIRSVALDVRHAMRGYRSAPTFVSGVVLTLALGVGVNVAMFSIADRLMLRPPAHVRDPATLRRLYFTVNSPTGPLTTPAASYPVYTALHAENTPFPALAAYYISRTAIGRGTAARAAVVSSVTASLFPMLGAPAARGRYFDEREDAPPTGAAVAVISFTTWQQDFGGDPGVIGKRATIGGRDYEIVGVAPAGFTGPDLRPIDAWIPLSVGGAGVLGPGWYRNSGVDWLQIIVRLSPRLPASDAEAFATRTVAAVKAVAGKSANDSRPVARPPVASFGPIVRAIGPTRPKETGVVVWLAVMSGIVLLIACANVANLLLVRTLQRRREIAIRLAMGVTAARLAMMLWIDGLLLALIGGGIGVVAGRLSAATIGRLLLPDVDWNWMPFDARFASTAALLLVAVGSAISITPVLQSRSPRVLGALRSGASTPGGDNTRLRIWLVAAQAALCTFMLVGAGLFIRSLRQAQQIDAGFDANRTIVVTARLRDAGYAGADASQFFLRARDAVHAVPGVEDVARAIAAPFVLTSQIPPRIAPPYSLPAGDDAPYLNAVDADYLNTMGIRVIRGRGIDAVDVAENRQIALVNERMAAHVWPGEDAIGKCIRFGSDTTPCITIVGIVGDVHQSQLLEESSLQYYVPLGPRFDNQPGRVLLVRARQRPDAILHSVRAAILALAPNLPYVDVRPYRTILEPEVRSWRLGAILFTLFGALAALVAAVGLYSVMSYATAQRRPELALRMALGARGLDVTRVIVRGSIVPCISGVLAGLAFAYLSSQRVQPLLFRTSATDVRIFGVVAALLAAVGILAIVGPAVHAARTDPILALREP; from the coding sequence ATGTCCGTTCGCGAGATGATTCGATCCGTCGCCCTCGACGTTCGGCACGCGATGCGCGGCTACCGCTCCGCACCCACGTTCGTGTCCGGTGTCGTGCTCACGCTCGCCCTGGGCGTGGGCGTCAACGTGGCGATGTTCAGTATCGCCGACCGTCTGATGCTGCGGCCTCCGGCGCACGTTCGCGATCCCGCGACACTCCGCCGACTGTATTTCACGGTGAACTCGCCCACGGGGCCGTTGACCACGCCCGCGGCGTCGTATCCGGTGTACACCGCGCTGCATGCCGAGAACACGCCATTTCCCGCACTCGCGGCGTACTACATCAGCCGGACGGCTATCGGCCGCGGGACCGCGGCACGCGCCGCCGTCGTTTCCAGCGTGACCGCCTCGCTATTTCCGATGCTGGGCGCGCCCGCCGCGCGCGGACGCTATTTCGACGAACGCGAAGATGCACCGCCGACAGGCGCCGCGGTTGCCGTGATTTCGTTTACGACGTGGCAGCAGGACTTCGGCGGCGATCCCGGCGTCATCGGCAAACGTGCGACCATCGGCGGCCGTGATTACGAGATCGTCGGCGTCGCGCCCGCTGGATTCACCGGTCCTGATTTGCGTCCCATCGACGCATGGATCCCGCTGAGCGTTGGCGGCGCCGGCGTGCTCGGGCCCGGATGGTATCGGAACTCGGGCGTCGACTGGCTACAGATAATAGTACGCCTGTCGCCCCGCCTTCCCGCGTCGGACGCCGAGGCATTCGCGACGCGAACGGTCGCCGCGGTCAAAGCGGTGGCGGGCAAATCGGCCAACGACTCGCGTCCGGTCGCACGACCTCCAGTCGCTTCGTTCGGCCCGATCGTTCGCGCGATTGGTCCGACGCGTCCGAAAGAGACCGGAGTCGTCGTGTGGTTGGCGGTCATGTCGGGCATCGTGCTGCTCATCGCGTGCGCGAACGTCGCCAATCTTCTGCTCGTCCGCACACTGCAGCGACGGCGTGAAATCGCGATTCGTTTGGCGATGGGCGTGACAGCTGCACGGTTGGCGATGATGCTGTGGATCGACGGGTTGTTGCTCGCGCTCATTGGTGGCGGCATCGGAGTCGTTGCGGGACGGTTGAGCGCGGCAACGATCGGGCGCCTACTTCTGCCGGACGTCGACTGGAACTGGATGCCCTTCGACGCCCGGTTCGCGTCGACCGCCGCGCTGCTGCTCGTCGCGGTCGGATCGGCGATTTCCATTACGCCGGTGCTGCAGAGCCGGTCACCGCGCGTGCTCGGCGCGCTGCGCTCGGGCGCGTCGACGCCCGGCGGCGACAACACGCGTCTCCGCATCTGGCTCGTCGCGGCGCAGGCTGCGCTGTGCACGTTCATGCTGGTGGGTGCTGGGCTCTTCATCCGCAGCCTTCGTCAGGCGCAACAGATCGACGCCGGATTCGACGCGAATCGCACGATCGTGGTGACCGCGCGTCTGCGCGACGCCGGGTATGCGGGAGCTGACGCCAGCCAGTTCTTCCTGCGCGCGCGCGACGCCGTGCACGCGGTTCCCGGCGTGGAGGACGTCGCAAGGGCGATCGCCGCGCCTTTCGTGCTGACGTCCCAGATTCCGCCGCGAATCGCGCCGCCCTATTCGCTGCCGGCCGGCGACGACGCGCCGTACCTCAACGCCGTGGACGCGGACTATCTGAACACGATGGGCATTCGCGTCATCCGCGGCCGAGGCATCGACGCGGTGGACGTCGCGGAGAATCGTCAGATTGCGCTGGTGAACGAGCGAATGGCGGCACATGTCTGGCCCGGCGAGGACGCCATCGGCAAGTGCATTCGGTTCGGCAGCGACACCACGCCGTGCATCACGATCGTCGGCATCGTCGGCGATGTTCACCAATCTCAATTGCTCGAGGAGTCGTCGCTTCAGTACTATGTGCCGCTTGGCCCGCGCTTCGACAATCAGCCCGGGCGCGTGCTGCTCGTGCGCGCGCGGCAGCGGCCGGATGCGATTCTGCATTCGGTTCGCGCGGCCATCCTCGCGCTCGCGCCGAATCTGCCGTACGTGGACGTTCGGCCGTATCGAACGATTTTGGAGCCTGAAGTACGGTCGTGGCGATTGGGGGCGATCCTGTTCACGCTGTTCGGCGCGCTCGCGGCGCTCGTCGCGGCCGTCGGGCTGTACAGCGTGATGTCATACGCAACGGCACAGCGCCGGCCCGAGCTTGCGCTGCGCATGGCGCTCGGCGCTCGGGGATTGGACGTCACGCGAGTCATCGTTCGCGGCAGCATCGTTCCATGCATCAGCGGCGTGCTGGCCGGGTTGGCGTTCGCGTATCTATCGAGCCAGCGGGTGCAGCCGTTGCTCTTTCGGACGTCGGCGACGGACGTGCGGATTTTCGGAGTCGTCGCGGCGTTGCTGGCCGCGGTCGGAATTCTCGCGATCGTTGGCCCGGCGGTACACGCGGCGCGGACGGACCCGATCCTGGCGCTCCGCGAGCCGTGA
- a CDS encoding hotdog fold domain-containing protein — MNPTRAVSTWWNRLSRLPGGKRLFSVLIGRIAPYTGTVGARIEELAPGYARWSLRDRRKVRNHLNSIHAVALVNFAEVTSGTAMMMALPASVRGIVRGLSIEYLKKARGPLIAECRCTVPIVTADTSFDVHTEIRDASGDVVARATVTWLLRPS; from the coding sequence ATGAACCCAACTCGAGCGGTCTCAACCTGGTGGAACCGCCTCAGCCGGCTGCCTGGCGGCAAGCGGCTGTTCAGCGTGCTCATCGGACGAATTGCACCGTACACCGGGACCGTCGGCGCGCGTATAGAAGAATTAGCGCCCGGCTACGCGCGTTGGTCGCTGCGCGACCGGCGGAAGGTGCGCAACCATCTCAACTCGATCCATGCGGTCGCTCTGGTGAACTTCGCCGAGGTAACGAGCGGGACCGCAATGATGATGGCGCTGCCCGCGTCGGTGCGCGGAATCGTCCGGGGGCTTTCGATCGAATACCTGAAAAAGGCGCGCGGACCGCTCATCGCCGAATGTCGCTGTACTGTCCCCATCGTGACCGCGGACACTTCGTTCGACGTTCACACCGAAATCCGCGATGCCTCGGGCGATGTCGTCGCACGCGCGACCGTAACCTGGCTGTTACGCCCGAGTTGA
- a CDS encoding inorganic diphosphatase, with the protein MPYTRLEPFDRKRDAYLGVIEAVRGTRNKFKFDATHALFIHDSVLPAGASYPFDFGFIPGTKGDDGDPIDVLLLMDEPAFVGAVIPFRLIGAIEAEQRERDGEVVRNDRLLGVACKSETYRDVGEIDDLPAILLEQVEHFWVSYNHLKGKRFKVLGRTAAAGAAELVKQAT; encoded by the coding sequence ATGCCGTACACGCGCCTCGAGCCATTCGACCGGAAACGCGACGCCTATCTCGGCGTGATCGAAGCCGTGCGCGGCACGCGCAACAAGTTCAAGTTCGACGCAACGCACGCCCTGTTCATCCATGACAGCGTGCTGCCCGCGGGCGCGAGCTATCCGTTCGACTTCGGTTTCATTCCGGGAACCAAGGGCGACGACGGCGATCCGATCGACGTCCTCCTGTTGATGGACGAGCCTGCGTTCGTCGGCGCGGTGATTCCGTTTCGCTTGATCGGCGCGATCGAAGCGGAACAGCGCGAGCGAGACGGCGAAGTCGTGCGCAACGACCGGCTGCTTGGCGTGGCGTGCAAGTCGGAGACGTATCGCGACGTAGGCGAGATCGACGACTTACCGGCGATACTGCTCGAGCAGGTCGAGCACTTCTGGGTGTCGTACAATCACCTGAAGGGCAAACGCTTCAAGGTGCTTGGCCGCACGGCGGCGGCGGGCGCGGCGGAGCTGGTGAAGCAGGCGACGTGA
- a CDS encoding glycosyltransferase, with protein sequence MRDSIFSLVSFEGTDPYSQAGGLGVRVSGLARTLAELRYETHLFFIGDPHRPGEERVMNGYLTLHRWAQWISINCPGGVYDGEDAKVRDLTQSLPQYLLDHVVKPAIAANKMPVVLFEEWQTAECVCAFSDLLAAEGLRDRVVIFWTANNSYGFQTIDWPRLAMRATIATISRYMRSIIRSYGADAIVIPNGIPQELLEPVSRRDANSVRHLVDQDPEVTLFFKMARWEREKGWSQALGAVSELRERGRHPLLVARSGGPSSGAAGIVEEAAARGLRVAEVADERELMSELEATPERRVEVINLRFGVNTALARKLFAASDAVLANSVYEPFGLVGLEAMAAGGMIYTGGTGEDYAVDGRNAVVLETLAPDEIVGRWEEFNSAPSRAARMRRAARQTAKDYSWQRVAAVLLERVAAQAVRQGAVRLSSELKPGWLLAG encoded by the coding sequence ATGCGCGACTCAATTTTTTCGCTCGTCTCATTTGAAGGCACCGACCCCTACTCGCAAGCCGGGGGCCTCGGCGTCCGCGTTTCCGGACTCGCTCGCACTCTGGCTGAGCTGAGATACGAGACGCATCTCTTTTTCATCGGCGATCCTCACCGGCCGGGCGAGGAACGCGTGATGAACGGCTATCTCACGCTTCACCGATGGGCGCAGTGGATCAGCATCAACTGCCCCGGCGGCGTCTACGACGGCGAGGACGCGAAGGTGCGCGACCTCACGCAGTCGCTGCCCCAGTATCTCCTCGATCACGTGGTCAAGCCGGCGATCGCCGCGAACAAGATGCCGGTCGTGCTCTTCGAGGAATGGCAGACGGCCGAATGCGTCTGTGCATTCTCCGATCTGCTGGCCGCCGAAGGACTCCGCGATCGCGTCGTGATCTTCTGGACCGCCAACAACTCGTACGGCTTTCAGACGATCGACTGGCCGAGGCTCGCCATGCGCGCGACGATCGCGACGATCAGCCGGTACATGCGCAGCATCATTCGTTCGTACGGCGCGGACGCGATCGTGATTCCGAACGGCATTCCACAGGAGTTGCTCGAGCCCGTATCGCGCCGGGACGCGAACTCGGTGCGTCACCTCGTCGATCAAGACCCCGAGGTGACACTCTTCTTCAAGATGGCGCGATGGGAGCGCGAGAAGGGCTGGTCGCAAGCGCTGGGTGCGGTGAGCGAACTGCGCGAACGCGGACGTCATCCGTTGCTCGTCGCGCGGAGCGGCGGACCATCGTCCGGCGCGGCGGGAATCGTCGAGGAAGCGGCGGCGCGCGGCCTCCGTGTCGCCGAAGTGGCCGACGAGCGCGAGCTGATGTCCGAGCTCGAGGCAACTCCGGAGCGTCGCGTCGAAGTGATCAATCTGCGGTTCGGTGTGAACACCGCGCTGGCGCGCAAACTCTTCGCCGCATCCGACGCGGTGCTCGCGAATTCCGTGTACGAACCATTCGGCCTCGTGGGCCTCGAGGCGATGGCCGCGGGCGGCATGATCTACACGGGCGGCACGGGCGAGGACTACGCGGTCGACGGCCGCAACGCCGTCGTGCTCGAGACGCTCGCGCCCGACGAAATCGTCGGCCGTTGGGAAGAGTTCAACTCCGCGCCGTCGCGCGCGGCACGCATGCGGCGCGCGGCGCGACAGACCGCGAAAGATTACTCGTGGCAGCGCGTCGCCGCGGTGCTGCTCGAGCGCGTGGCCGCGCAAGCGGTGCGACAGGGCGCGGTGCGCCTGTCGTCGGAGCTCAAGCCCGGGTGGCTGCTCGCGGGATAG
- a CDS encoding zinc-dependent alcohol dehydrogenase, whose product MKATCWMGPRRMEVRDVPDPRILNQNDCIVRVSSTAICGSDLHLYNNFLPAMEPGDIMGHEFMGEVVEVGRTVKKVQVGDRVVVPFPIACGACSNCRRGLTSICENSNPNAYQAEKLMGSSPSGIFGYSHLTGGFAGGQAEYVRVPFADVGPLKVPEGLTDDQVLFLSDILPTGYMGAEMCGIQPGDTVAVWGCGPVGQFAIASAYLLGAERVIAIDRFPYRLQMAREKAGAVTINYEEVDSVQDVLKDLTAGRGPDHCIDAVGVEGHSHGAFYMHDRMKQMMRMQTDRPIALREAILACANGGTVSVIGVYTGLIDKFPMNAVMNRSLTIKSGQCHVHRYLEPLLAHIQNGDLDPTFVITHHLPLEQAAHGYKIFNDKQENCEKVVLKAS is encoded by the coding sequence ATGAAGGCAACCTGCTGGATGGGCCCGCGAAGGATGGAGGTCCGCGACGTTCCGGACCCGCGGATTCTCAACCAGAACGACTGCATCGTCCGCGTCAGCTCGACCGCGATCTGCGGCTCCGATCTGCACCTCTACAACAACTTCCTCCCCGCGATGGAGCCCGGCGACATCATGGGGCACGAATTCATGGGCGAGGTGGTGGAAGTCGGCCGCACGGTGAAGAAGGTGCAGGTCGGCGATCGCGTGGTGGTGCCCTTCCCGATCGCGTGCGGCGCGTGCTCGAACTGCCGCCGCGGCCTCACCTCGATTTGTGAGAACTCTAATCCGAACGCGTACCAGGCCGAAAAGCTGATGGGCTCCTCGCCGTCGGGGATCTTCGGGTACTCGCATCTGACCGGCGGCTTCGCCGGCGGACAGGCCGAGTACGTGCGCGTGCCGTTCGCCGACGTCGGCCCGCTCAAGGTGCCCGAAGGACTCACCGACGATCAGGTGTTGTTTCTCAGCGACATTCTGCCGACGGGCTACATGGGCGCCGAGATGTGCGGCATTCAGCCCGGCGACACCGTGGCCGTGTGGGGCTGCGGCCCGGTCGGCCAGTTCGCGATCGCCAGCGCCTATCTGCTCGGCGCCGAGCGTGTGATCGCGATCGATCGGTTTCCGTACCGGTTGCAGATGGCGCGCGAGAAAGCCGGGGCCGTCACGATCAACTACGAGGAAGTGGACAGCGTGCAGGACGTGCTGAAGGATCTCACCGCCGGCCGGGGTCCCGATCACTGTATCGACGCCGTCGGCGTCGAGGGCCACAGCCATGGCGCGTTCTACATGCACGATCGCATGAAGCAGATGATGCGCATGCAGACCGATCGGCCGATCGCGCTCCGCGAGGCGATTCTCGCCTGCGCGAACGGCGGCACGGTGTCGGTGATCGGCGTGTACACAGGGTTGATCGACAAGTTCCCGATGAACGCCGTCATGAATCGGTCGCTCACGATCAAGAGCGGACAGTGTCACGTGCACCGCTATCTCGAGCCGCTGCTGGCGCACATTCAGAACGGCGATCTCGATCCGACGTTCGTGATCACCCATCACCTGCCGCTGGAACAGGCGGCGCATGGATACAAGATCTTCAACGACAAGCAGGAGAACTGCGAAAAGGTGGTGTTGAAGGCGTCGTAG
- a CDS encoding NAD(P)-binding protein has protein sequence MTDHDITRKDFLNAALLGVGAALLRAPAPLGATPPAEGLADGWTGPGGIGDYASSNGNTKPVMDAAHKIRDGVYGRAGHATDTGETYDLVIVGGGITGLTAAYFFAQHTAGSKRCLVLENHPIFGGEAKQNEVVIDGVRVIAPQGSNDFGVPRQGSGWQSDVWDDLHMPREFTWSQPRDGAMTLRMAQDNYQPMEGVGEFGTDIGYYFDRHSSLGATSKPTWLRNMWQNDLAELAVSDAVKRDLLRWRTTNPDMKGMTPDQFARHLDTMTYRDYVEKELGYPREVTKMIEPVIGLISGASPDAVSAHAAQQIGMPGVSRARGRNSGPGLSFPGGNVTYARHLVKKLIPNAISGDFSFEGVLGGRVNWTALDAKDQPTRIRVGTTVARVQHAGGGVRVTYARNGKLYTVRANRVAMATGGWVNKYVLADLPPVIKESYLQFIYAPALIVNVGLRNWRFMHRMGITAARWFDESGVGFVANIRLQMTTPGYDPPVDPDKPNVLTFYSGLYTPGKTAAEQGSIGRNALLAKSYADYERAILGQLTRQFGDAGFDAKRDVAALILNRWGHARLVQPPGWYYGVEGKPSPREIVSAGYGQIAIGHSELNGHQSATGAMAQGKRLGEWAAS, from the coding sequence GTGACCGACCACGACATCACTCGCAAGGATTTTCTGAACGCCGCGCTACTCGGTGTCGGCGCCGCGCTGCTGCGCGCACCCGCGCCGCTCGGCGCGACACCGCCCGCCGAAGGCCTCGCCGACGGATGGACTGGACCGGGTGGTATCGGTGATTACGCGAGCTCGAACGGCAACACGAAGCCGGTGATGGATGCGGCGCACAAGATTCGCGACGGCGTGTACGGTCGCGCGGGCCACGCCACTGACACCGGCGAGACGTACGATCTCGTCATCGTCGGCGGCGGCATCACCGGACTCACCGCGGCGTACTTCTTCGCGCAGCACACGGCGGGCTCCAAACGTTGCCTCGTGCTCGAGAATCATCCGATCTTCGGCGGCGAAGCAAAGCAGAACGAAGTCGTGATCGACGGCGTCCGCGTCATCGCGCCGCAAGGCTCGAACGATTTTGGCGTGCCGCGCCAGGGAAGCGGTTGGCAGAGCGATGTGTGGGACGACCTGCACATGCCGCGCGAATTCACCTGGTCGCAACCGCGCGATGGCGCGATGACACTGCGCATGGCGCAGGACAACTATCAGCCGATGGAAGGCGTCGGCGAGTTCGGCACCGACATCGGCTACTACTTCGATCGCCATTCGTCGCTCGGCGCCACATCCAAGCCGACTTGGCTGCGCAACATGTGGCAGAACGATCTCGCCGAGCTGGCGGTATCCGACGCGGTGAAGCGCGATCTGCTGCGATGGCGCACGACCAATCCCGACATGAAGGGCATGACGCCGGATCAGTTCGCGCGGCATCTCGATACGATGACGTATCGCGACTACGTCGAGAAGGAGTTGGGTTATCCGCGCGAGGTGACGAAGATGATCGAGCCGGTCATCGGCTTGATCAGTGGCGCGAGTCCCGACGCGGTGAGCGCGCACGCCGCGCAGCAGATCGGCATGCCGGGTGTGAGCCGAGCGCGCGGTCGCAACAGCGGGCCCGGGCTGTCGTTTCCAGGCGGCAACGTCACGTACGCGCGGCATCTCGTGAAGAAGCTCATTCCGAACGCGATTTCGGGCGACTTCTCGTTCGAGGGCGTGCTCGGCGGCCGCGTGAATTGGACGGCGCTCGACGCCAAGGATCAGCCCACTCGCATTCGTGTCGGAACGACGGTGGCGCGGGTGCAGCACGCCGGCGGCGGCGTTCGCGTCACGTACGCGCGGAACGGGAAGCTCTATACGGTGCGCGCCAACCGCGTCGCGATGGCGACGGGCGGATGGGTGAACAAGTACGTATTGGCCGACCTGCCGCCGGTTATTAAAGAATCATATTTACAATTTATATATGCACCGGCGCTCATCGTGAACGTGGGGCTTCGGAACTGGCGCTTCATGCACCGCATGGGCATTACCGCGGCACGCTGGTTCGACGAGAGCGGCGTGGGCTTCGTCGCGAACATTCGCCTGCAAATGACGACGCCGGGCTACGATCCGCCGGTCGATCCCGACAAGCCGAACGTCCTGACGTTCTACTCGGGCCTCTACACGCCGGGGAAGACGGCCGCCGAGCAGGGCTCGATCGGCCGGAACGCGCTGCTCGCGAAGTCGTACGCGGACTACGAGCGCGCCATTCTCGGTCAACTCACGCGCCAATTCGGCGACGCCGGGTTCGACGCCAAGCGCGACGTCGCCGCGCTCATTCTCAATCGCTGGGGGCATGCACGTCTGGTGCAGCCGCCGGGTTGGTACTACGGTGTCGAGGGCAAACCATCGCCGCGCGAAATCGTTTCAGCGGGATACGGGCAGATCGCGATCGGCCACTCGGAGCTCAATGGCCATCAGAGCGCGACGGGCGCGATGGCGCAGGGGAAACGGCTCGGCGAGTGGGCCGCGAGTTGA
- a CDS encoding SRPBCC family protein translates to MAPPFEGRTTTSAEERDGSGQSALAPSIRPRKSTIQPYQRLADADKGTGGESLANFLGLFSIGLGLAQVAMPGAMSNVVGVKDDDQHRMLMRLLGLREISHGVAVLSNQQPEKPMWSRVAGDVLDLALLGGALANSDNDRGRTLFATANVLAVTALDVMAAKTLSKQPDTPVHQAADHGIVHTRKAITVGAPVEAVYAFWRDFENFPRFMRHLESVTDMGNGRSHWVAKAPAGKSVEWDAEITDERENELIAWASLEGSDVYNAGTVRFRAAPKDYGTEIRVDLEYKPPFGKIGSKLAMMFREEPGQQTEDSLRQFKQLMEIGDVVVSDATRAKGPHSAQPN, encoded by the coding sequence ATGGCCCCGCCATTCGAAGGACGCACGACCACATCCGCGGAAGAAAGAGACGGTAGCGGACAAAGCGCGCTCGCGCCGTCGATCCGGCCGCGCAAATCCACCATTCAACCGTATCAACGTCTCGCCGACGCCGACAAAGGAACAGGCGGCGAGAGTCTCGCGAATTTTCTCGGGCTCTTCAGCATTGGGCTCGGACTCGCGCAAGTCGCGATGCCCGGCGCGATGTCGAACGTCGTCGGCGTGAAGGACGACGATCAGCATCGCATGCTGATGCGCTTGTTGGGATTGCGAGAGATCTCGCACGGCGTAGCCGTACTGTCGAATCAGCAGCCCGAGAAACCGATGTGGTCGCGTGTCGCCGGCGATGTGCTCGACCTCGCGCTCCTGGGCGGCGCGCTCGCGAACTCCGACAATGATCGCGGGCGCACGCTGTTCGCGACGGCGAACGTCCTCGCGGTTACGGCCCTCGACGTCATGGCGGCGAAGACGCTGTCGAAACAGCCGGACACCCCGGTGCATCAGGCGGCCGATCACGGCATCGTCCACACTCGCAAAGCCATCACCGTGGGCGCTCCGGTGGAGGCTGTCTATGCATTCTGGCGCGACTTCGAGAATTTCCCGCGGTTCATGCGGCATCTCGAGTCGGTGACCGACATGGGGAACGGGCGCTCGCATTGGGTCGCCAAGGCACCGGCGGGAAAATCAGTCGAGTGGGACGCCGAGATCACGGACGAGCGCGAGAACGAGCTGATCGCCTGGGCGTCGCTCGAGGGATCGGACGTCTACAACGCGGGCACCGTACGGTTCCGCGCCGCGCCGAAGGATTACGGCACCGAGATCCGAGTCGATCTCGAATACAAGCCGCCGTTCGGCAAGATCGGGTCGAAGCTGGCGATGATGTTCCGCGAGGAGCCGGGCCAGCAGACGGAAGACTCGCTGCGCCAGTTCAAGCAGTTGATGGAAATCGGCGACGTGGTCGTGTCCGACGCGACCAGAGCGAAAGGTCCGCACTCGGCGCAACCCAATTAG
- a CDS encoding winged helix-turn-helix domain-containing protein — protein MPISRSNAPPFDTAAASGPVCVTDPTSARRASMCRSLSAASVVVWAAPSIAEVLASERLPSTRVVVIGAPVDGAMAHAVRDLRRRAPATSILAVVDELPNGSPRESANPLAEIADDVVRAACVSEELVMRVRTLLRRTGLREQFRPLVLAPQWLLDVPGMRILFQNQSIPLTPREFSIVALLARARGAVVSRRDLLATMSGPADQTPLSENALEARIAQLRKKLARIGLDHHLQTVRNAGYRLSLPSLASLARYGDEGSVDAGQ, from the coding sequence GTGCCCATCAGCCGCAGCAACGCGCCACCGTTCGACACCGCCGCCGCATCCGGGCCGGTGTGCGTCACCGATCCCACCTCGGCGCGACGAGCGTCGATGTGCCGGAGCCTCAGCGCGGCCTCGGTCGTCGTCTGGGCCGCGCCAAGCATCGCCGAGGTGCTCGCCAGCGAGCGCTTGCCGTCGACGCGCGTGGTCGTCATCGGCGCGCCGGTCGACGGCGCCATGGCCCACGCCGTGCGCGACCTGCGGCGACGCGCGCCCGCGACAAGCATCCTCGCCGTCGTCGACGAGCTGCCGAACGGCTCGCCTCGCGAAAGCGCGAACCCGTTGGCCGAGATCGCCGACGACGTGGTGCGCGCGGCGTGCGTGTCCGAAGAGCTCGTCATGCGCGTGCGAACGCTGCTGCGTCGCACCGGCTTGCGCGAGCAGTTTCGTCCGTTGGTGCTGGCGCCACAGTGGCTGCTCGATGTTCCGGGCATGCGCATTCTCTTTCAGAACCAGAGTATTCCCCTCACGCCGCGCGAGTTCAGCATCGTCGCGCTTCTCGCGCGCGCGCGCGGCGCGGTGGTGTCACGCCGGGATCTCCTGGCGACGATGAGCGGACCGGCCGATCAAACACCCTTGTCGGAAAACGCGCTGGAAGCGCGAATCGCGCAGCTCCGAAAGAAGCTCGCGCGCATCGGCCTCGACCATCATCTCCAGACCGTACGCAACGCGGGCTATCGCCTGTCGTTGCCGTCGCTCGCGAGTCTCGCGCGCTATGGCGACGAAGGCTCGGTCGACGCCGGGCAGTGA
- a CDS encoding NAD-dependent epimerase/dehydratase family protein, whose translation MPSRRSFIKSTAALGLSAPLAKIRLGTEPRRVEKAAAPLNILILGGTGFTGPEQVDYAIARGHRVTLFNRNQTRPGFFKGKVAEELVGDLNNDTSALQGKKFDVVLDNPTTLPAWVRNAGKYLAGNVGQYIFISTTSVYSDQSIIGLNEESPTTPMPAGLDPYTVVPQDATRYYGALKTRAEQEVKTLYPDRWTVIRPCLIVGPLDRTDRFTYWPARIDKGGEVLAPDKPDDPCQFIDSRDLAEWTVRVAETKLLGTYNAIGPDKPLTIAEMLYGVKAITTAGAQFTWVPWEFLQEQGVRPWRNMTVWQPPYGRTAGYQRRDASKAIAHGLTFRPLAVTAKDTLDWHRTRPEKEQLATLNGEINGLSMQKEAEVLAAWKAKRAGA comes from the coding sequence ATGCCCTCCCGCCGCTCGTTCATCAAGTCGACCGCCGCGCTCGGACTCTCCGCACCGCTGGCGAAAATCCGTCTCGGCACCGAGCCACGCCGAGTCGAGAAGGCGGCCGCGCCGCTCAACATTCTCATCCTCGGCGGCACCGGTTTTACGGGACCGGAGCAAGTCGACTACGCCATCGCGCGCGGCCACCGCGTCACGCTGTTCAATCGCAATCAGACGCGCCCGGGTTTCTTCAAGGGCAAAGTCGCCGAAGAGCTCGTGGGCGATTTGAACAACGACACGTCTGCGCTTCAGGGCAAGAAGTTCGACGTCGTGCTCGACAATCCGACGACGCTGCCCGCATGGGTGCGCAACGCCGGGAAGTATCTCGCCGGCAACGTCGGCCAGTACATCTTCATCTCGACGACGTCGGTTTATTCGGACCAGAGCATCATCGGACTGAACGAAGAGAGTCCGACCACACCGATGCCCGCCGGCCTCGATCCGTACACGGTCGTCCCGCAGGATGCGACGCGCTACTACGGCGCATTGAAAACGCGCGCCGAGCAGGAAGTGAAGACGCTGTATCCCGATCGCTGGACGGTCATTCGCCCGTGTCTCATCGTCGGCCCGCTCGACCGGACCGATCGATTCACGTACTGGCCAGCGCGCATCGACAAGGGCGGCGAGGTGCTCGCGCCCGACAAGCCCGACGACCCCTGTCAGTTCATCGACTCGCGCGATCTCGCCGAATGGACGGTGCGCGTGGCGGAAACGAAGCTCCTCGGCACCTACAACGCGATCGGACCCGACAAGCCGCTCACCATTGCAGAGATGTTGTACGGTGTGAAAGCGATCACCACCGCCGGCGCGCAGTTCACGTGGGTGCCGTGGGAATTTCTGCAGGAGCAAGGCGTGCGGCCCTGGCGCAACATGACCGTGTGGCAGCCGCCGTACGGCCGTACGGCCGGGTACCAACGCCGTGATGCATCGAAAGCAATCGCGCATGGTCTCACGTTCCGTCCGCTCGCGGTGACGGCGAAAGACACGCTCGACTGGCACAGGACGCGGCCCGAGAAAGAGCAGCTCGCGACCTTGAACGGTGAGATCAACGGGCTCTCAATGCAGAAGGAAGCCGAAGTGCTCGCCGCCTGGAAAGCAAAGCGAGCGGGCGCATAG